The Verrucomicrobiales bacterium DNA window GACAGGATTCCTCCGCCTTGTGCCGCCGGAAGCTGGGCGGCCCAGATCAACAGCCCTACGGGAACGGCCAGCCAGGCCAGCGAGCCCACCAATCCACGAAACCCAAGCCAGAAATAGTAATTCAGCCGAAGACTCGCGCCGTATTCCAGGACGGAGTGCCAGACCTGTCCCCACGGGCTACACGCCGCCACCGAACGAAAAAAGAGCCTCGGCGCCGGCCAGAGAAAATGCCGCAATCGACCGCCCCGCACACTCGCCCACACCACCTGGCCCGCAGCCAGGATCGCCATAATCCACAGACCCACCCGCCAACCCTGCGCCAGTCCACTCCCGGGATCCACCAACTCAGCGTCGCGCCACAGTCCCGAAACGAGACGCACGGGTAGAAACACCAGCCAGGCACCCAGCACGATCCTGCCCACAACCGCAGCCTGGGGAAGACCAACAAAACCATCCCGAAGTCTCCCAGTGATTGCTACCCGCCCCGTCACATGCAGCAAATAACCCAAACTCAGCACATTGAGCACCGGGATAACTGCCAGCACCGCCAACCCCGCCATCAGGGACACCCAACCAAAACCCCAGTCCATGGCCTTCAGCAAAGCTCTCCCGCACCGCCGCCCCCATCCCTCTGGGATGGGAATCGGGGCAGTTTCGCTCTGAGCCGCCTGGATGACGCCTGCACTCAGCCCCACCGAATCATCAATCGTCGCCTGCATTTTCTGAAACAAATCAGATGTCCTGCTGCTATTAATAACCAGAGCGTCGGGGTGAAAGTTTCAATGATCTGAAACGAAATCGTGGCCACCCCGAAGCCCTCGGCTGACTCATGAACTCACGGCTCAAACTGATGATCGTCGGCACGCTGACGCTGGGAATCACAGCTTGGGGACTGGTGCGGTTGCTTCCGCCTGAACCCTTCGCACCGCCTCAAAGCCTGGAGGCCATCCTGACCTCCCGTCCGGAAATCCAAAAGATGACTCAGGAGATCGATCTGGGGTTCGCCCAGGTTTGGAAGCAGCAGAACCTCACGCCGGCACCGCGCGCGCCGGATCTCACGGTCGCTCGCCGCCTCTCCCTCGCCTTGGCCGGCACCATTCCCTCTGTCGAAGAAATCCGAGCGTTCGAAAAGGTCGAACCTTCCCAGCGTCTGGACTGGTGGCTGGCCCACCTGCTTGAAGACCGTCGCACCAGCGACTACCTCGCCGAGCGACTCGCCCGCATTTCGGTGGGGGTTGAGGATGGGCCGTTCATTTTGTATCGCCGCCATCGGCTCGTCAGCTGGCTCAGCGACCAGCTCTACGCGAACCGGCCCTACGATGAGATCGTCCGCGAACTGGTTTCTGCCGAAGGCATCTGGACCTCGAAACCTGAGGTGAACTTCATCACGGTCACCGTCGATCCCAACAACGAAGAAAAAGGTCCGGATGAGCAAAAACTCGCCGCACGGGTTTCCCGCGCGTTTCTCGGAGTGCGTCTGGACTGTGTACAATGTCACGATGACCTTTTCGGAAAGCGTTGGAAGCAAACGGACTTCCACCAACTGGCTGCGTTCTTCGCCCCGGCCGAGATGTCGCTCACGGGGTTGCGCGACAATCCGAAGTTGGATTACCAGTTCCGATATCTCCGGAGAGACGACTCAGAGACGATCGCCCCACAGGTGCCCTTTCAGCGGGAGTTGCTCCCGCAGTCCGGGCCGCCACGCGAACGCCTAGGACAGTGGATCACCCATCCCGAGAACCGCGCCTTCGCCCGCACAACCGTCAATCGGCTCTGGGCTCTGCTCTTCAACCGTCCACTCCACAAACCGATTGATGACATCCCACTGGAAGGCCCATTCCCCCCGGGGATGGAGCTTCTGGCCGATGACCTCATCGCTCACCACTTCGACCTGCAGCGGCTCATCCGAATCATCGCGTCCACCCGGGTCTTTCAACTCGACAGCCGATCGGCCGATCCCACCCACCCCATCGCGGCGCAGGCAGAAACGCACCTGGCGGCCTATCCCCTCACCCGTTTACGTCCGGAGCAGATGGCCGGAAGCATTCTCCAGTCCTCCACCCTTCGCACCCTGGATGCAGAGTCCCATGTGCTTGTCCGACTTATGCGGTTCGCCCAGCAAAAGGATTTCGTAAAACGATTCGGGGGCGTGGGAGAGGATGAGTTCGACGAATTTTCGGGAACCCTGCCCCAGCGACTGATCCTGATGAATGGAAAGCTGGTCCACGAGCGGACGAAGGAGGATTTGGCTCTCAATGCCTCCACCCGCATCGGAAAACTCGCTCCCAATCCATCGGTGGCAGTGGAGAGTGCTTATCTCGCGACTCTAACCCGGCGTCCCACCTCCGCCGAGGCGGCACACTTCAAAGCCCAGTACCGGAAGCTGGGTATCCAGAGCAGCTCGTCATTCATGGAGGACCTGTTTTGGACGCTGATCAATTCGACTGAGTACTCTTGGAATCACTAACATGAACCCATCCACCGAACACAGCTGTGGATCCGCCGCCCATCTCTCCCGTCGAACACTACTGAAATGGGGCGCTCTCGGAGGAATGACCTGGCTCACTCCCCTGGCCCGAACACTGGCTCGAGCGGAGGAAAAGGCGCCGCGCGGGAAGCCCGCCAAGGCCGTGATTCTCCTCTGGATGGCCGGCGGCCCCAGCCAGTTGGAAACCTTCGACCCG harbors:
- a CDS encoding DUF1553 domain-containing protein, whose translation is MNSRLKLMIVGTLTLGITAWGLVRLLPPEPFAPPQSLEAILTSRPEIQKMTQEIDLGFAQVWKQQNLTPAPRAPDLTVARRLSLALAGTIPSVEEIRAFEKVEPSQRLDWWLAHLLEDRRTSDYLAERLARISVGVEDGPFILYRRHRLVSWLSDQLYANRPYDEIVRELVSAEGIWTSKPEVNFITVTVDPNNEEKGPDEQKLAARVSRAFLGVRLDCVQCHDDLFGKRWKQTDFHQLAAFFAPAEMSLTGLRDNPKLDYQFRYLRRDDSETIAPQVPFQRELLPQSGPPRERLGQWITHPENRAFARTTVNRLWALLFNRPLHKPIDDIPLEGPFPPGMELLADDLIAHHFDLQRLIRIIASTRVFQLDSRSADPTHPIAAQAETHLAAYPLTRLRPEQMAGSILQSSTLRTLDAESHVLVRLMRFAQQKDFVKRFGGVGEDEFDEFSGTLPQRLILMNGKLVHERTKEDLALNASTRIGKLAPNPSVAVESAYLATLTRRPTSAEAAHFKAQYRKLGIQSSSSFMEDLFWTLINSTEYSWNH